One window of the Pyrus communis chromosome 17, drPyrComm1.1, whole genome shotgun sequence genome contains the following:
- the LOC137722406 gene encoding E3 ubiquitin ligase PARAQUAT TOLERANCE 3, with product MAVYYKFKSAKDYDSIPMDGPFIAVGILKEKIYESKHLGRGTDYDLVVTNAQTNEEYLDEGMLIPKNTSVLIRRVPGRPPMPIVTDSERKVEDKVEDTEPERTSFLAAESSATKYPGDPDWDDYGDDLYEIPEVLAVQTSYQAPDAQPTDKADEDSKIKALIDTSALEWQHQGPDGFGPGRGFGRGGRMMNGRGIGRGGGGFERKTPPHGYICHRCKVPGHYIQHCPTNGDPNFDIKRVKPPTGIPKSMLMANPDGSYKLPSGDKAVLRPNEAAFEKEIEGLPSTRSVGDLPPELHCPLCKEVMKDAVLTSKCCFKSFCDKCIRNYIMSMSVCVCGATNTLADDLLPNKTLRDTINRILESGGNSSADNAGSTFHVQDMESAPCPQPKIPSPTVSAASKGEEKHLPLNEEPPKIQETEDEIKPVLPQQQILDRVRTTKVVDVSEATHESMSVKEPASQGSAPLVEEEVQQRMASGEAGKKRKKKKIRVPANDMQWRNPQDLAAENYMMPMGPAAYNPYWNGMQPSMGMEGYMTPYGGPMPYMGYGPMDMPFGGLGPQDPFGSQGYMIPMVPPQRDLADFGMGMNGMNGMNGMNGMNGMNGMHGMNGMHGPPIMSREEFEARKADLRRKRENERRGQRELSKDGEYGREVSSGGGDVPPMKPKSKSMARSPSPDYTNHHRSHRRERPSPERRPSRDPRDLEPQPPPRPPKRNSEQQQHHHHHDRERERDRDRERERDHDHDHDHDHEDGHPRHKRHRSESSLGKPSGLTTTSAKSTSSIALAAAEAAAERKHKASVFSRISFPEGEVSKKRKASSSSTASAAAPSPAEEDNRSAHHHHKESSSSLANGFYEEYKSSSTAAKAASSGAGSRKTMVRAASMEYESSDDDRHFKRKPSRYEESPPKAAEQEEPSRHSRGGKDRERRQR from the exons atgGCGGTGTATTATAAATTTAAGAGTGCAAAAGACTATGATTCTATTCCTATGGACGGCCCGTTCATCGCAGTTggtattttgaaagaaaaaatatatgaatCCAAGCACTTAGGGCGGGGTACTGATTACGACCTCGTCGTCACCAATGCCCAGACCAATGAAG AGTATCTTGATGAAGGGATGTTGATTCCAAAAAATACATCAGTTTTGATACGCCGTGTACCTGGAAGGCCTCCGATGCCCATTGTTACTGATTCAGA GCGAAAGGTAGAAGATAAGGTGGAGGACACTGAACCAGAAAGGACTAGCTTTCTGGCAGCTGAATCATCTGCCACGAAATAT CCTGGTGATCCAGATTGGGATGATTATGGGGATGATTTGTATGAAATTCCTGAAGTGCTGGCTGTGCAGACAAGCTATCAGGCTCCGGATGCGCAGCCAACTGATAAAGCTGATGAAGATAGCAAGATTAAGGCTTTGATTGACACTTCAGCCTTGGAATGGCAACA CCAAGGTCCCGATGGCTTTGGTCCTGGTAGAGGTTTTGGCAGGGGTGGAAGAATGATGAATGGACGTGGTATTG GTCGCGGAGGAGGGGGTTTTGAGAGGAAAACACCTCCACACGGATATATTTGTCATAGGTGTAAGGTGCCTG GGCATTATATTCAGCACTGCCCTACGAATGGTGATCCAAATTTCGACATTAAAAGAGTTAAGCCACCCACTGGAATTCCTAAGTCCATGCTGATGGCAAACCCAGATGGCTCATATAAATTGCCAAGTGGTGATAAAGCTGTATTGAGGCCGAACGA GGCTGCTTTTGAGAAAGAGATTGAAGGTTTACCATCTACACGTTCTGTTGGTGATCTACCGCCTGAGCTACACTGCCCATTGTGCAAAGAAGTGATGAAAGATGCTGTGCTAACGAGCAAGTGCTGCTTTAAAAGCTTTTGTGATAAGT GTATCCGGAACTACATTATGTCCATGTCAGTGTGTGTCTGTGGGGCTACAAATACACTGGCAGACGATCTACTGCCAAATAAGACACTCAGAGATACAATCAATCGCATCTTGGAATCTGGTGGTAACAGTAGTGCTGACAATGCTGGGAGTACATTCCATGTTCAAG ATATGGAGTCTGCTCCCTGTCCACAACCCAAGATTCCTTCCCCCACTGTATCTGCTGCAtcaaaaggagaagaaaaacatTTACCTTTGAATGAAGAACCTCCAAAGATCCAGGAAACTGAAGATGAGATAAAGCCTGTTCTTCCCCAGCAGCAGATTTTAGACAGAGTGAGAACTACGAAAGTAGTTGATGTGTCTGAAGCCACACATGAGTCAATGAGTGTGAAGGAACCGGCATCACAAGGGAGTGCTCCACTGGTTGAGGAAGAAGTGCAGCAAAGGATGGCTTCTGGGGAGGCAG gaaagaaaaggaaaaagaagaaaattagaGTGCCAGCGAATG ACATGCAATGGAGAAACCCTCAAGATCTTGCAGCTGAAAACTATATGATGCCTATGGGCCCTGCTGCTTATAATCCATACTGGAATGGCATGCAACCTAGCATGGGCATGGAAGGATATATGACACCATATGGTGGTCCGATGCCGTATATGGGTTATGGTCCGATGGACATGCCATTTGGGGGTCTTGGTCCACAGGACCCATTTGGTTCTCAAGGCTATATGATTCCCATGGTTCCGCCTCAGAG GGATCTTGCGGACTTTGGTATGGGCATGAATGGGATGAATGGGATGAATGGGATGAATGGGATGAATGGGATGAATGGCATGCATGGGATGAATGGCATGCATGGACCCCCCATCATGAGCAGAGAAGAATTTGAGGCTCGGAAAGCTGATTTGAGAAGGAAGCGTGAAAATGAAAGACGGGGTCAAAG GGAGTTGTCCAAAGATGGGGAGTATGGAAGGGAAGTGAGCAGTGGCGGCGGCGATGTTCCTCCAATGAAACCAAAATCT AAGTCAATGGCCCGATCACCAAGCCCAGATTATACTAATCATCACCGCAGTCACAGACGCGAGAGGCCGTCTCCAGAACGAAGACCCTCACGTGACCCACGTGACCTGGAGCCACAGCCGCCTCCGCGTCCTCCAAAGAGAAACTCCgagcagcagcagcaccaccaccaccacgacAGAGAACGCGAGCGCGACCGAGATCGAGAACGCGAGAGGGACCACGACCACGACCACGACCACGACCACGAGGATGGTCATCCCCGCCATAAACGCCACCGTTCTGAGTCGTCGTTGGGAAAGCCTTCCGGTCTAACGACAACATCGGCGAAATCTACCTCCTCTATAGCATTAGCTGCGGCAGAAGCGGCGGCGGAGCGGAAGCACAAGGCAAGCGTGTTCTCTCGCATAAGCTTTCCTGAGGGAGAAGTGAGCAAGAAGCGGAAggcctcttcttcctccactgCTTCTGCCGCCGCTCCTTCTCCGGCGGAGGAGGATAACAGGTCGGCGCATCACCATCACAAGGAGTCGTCGTCGTCCTTGGCGAATGGGTTCTACGAGGAGTATAAGTCGTCGTCTACGGCGGCCAAGGCTGCGAGCAGCGGAGCTGGAAGCAGAAAGACTATGGTCAGAGCTGCTTCCATGGAGTATGAGTCGAGCGACGACGATCGGCACTTCAAGAGGAAGCCGTCGAGGTACGAGGAGTCGCCGCCGAAGGCAGCGGAGCAGGAAGAGCCCTCCAGGCACTCGAGAGGCGGCAAGGATCGGGAACGCAGGCAGAGGTAG
- the LOC137722957 gene encoding large ribosomal subunit protein eL15z-like has translation MGAYKYVSEIWRKKQSDVMRFLQRVRCWEYRQHPSIVRVTRPTRPDKARRLGYKAKQGYVVYRVRVRRGGRKRPVSKGIVYGKPTNQGVTQLKFQRSKRSVAEERAGRKLGGLRVLNSYWLNEDSTYKYFEVIMVDVAHNAIRNDPRINWLCNPVHKHRELRGLTSAGKKYRGLRGKGHLYHKNRPSRRATWKRNTTLSLRRYR, from the exons ATGG GGGCTTACAAGTACGTATCCGAGATATGGAGGAAGAAGCAGTCTGATGTGATGAGGTTCCTCCAGAGGGTCCGCTGCTGGGAGTATCGCCAACATCCTTCGATTGTCCGAGTCACAAGACCCACACGCCCTGATAAGGCGCGTCGTTTGGGTTACAAGGCCAAGCAG GGTTACGTTGTTTACCGTGTCCGTGTGAGGCGTGGTGGGCGCAAGAGGCCTGTTTCCAAGGGTATTGTATATGGAAAGCCCACAAACCAGGGTGTGACACAACTCAAGTTCCAGCGTAGCAAGAGGTCTGTTGCTGAGGAGCGTGCTGGGCGCAAGTTGGGAGGCCTCAGGGTTCTCAACTCATACTGGCTCAATGAG GATTCGACCTACAAGTACTTTGAGGTCATCATGGTTGATGTTGCTCACAATGCCATCAGGAACGACCCAAGAATCAACTGGCTCTGCAACCCTGTTCACAAGCACAGAGAGCTTCGTGGTCTTACTTCTGCTGGAAAGAAATACAGGGGTCTGCGCGGAAAGGGTCATCTGTACCACAAGAACCGACCTTCTCGCAGGGCAACatggaagagaaataccaccCTTTCACTCCGCCGTTACCGTTGA
- the LOC137722573 gene encoding 3-isopropylmalate dehydratase small subunit 1-like, with amino-acid sequence MAGAASLALSPNPSFTTTTSSHKSSLSTPNFLKFPTLSPTPIKPLTHAPQTQTQTPISRATFSTRAAASTTPSTTFHGLCYVVGDNIDTDQIIPAEYLTLVPSNPSEYEKLGSYALCGLPASYSTRFVDPGETKSKYSIVIGGANFGCGSSREHAPVALGAAGVAAVVAESYARIFFRNSVATGEVYPLESEGRVCEECKTGDVVSIELSESRLINHTTGKEYTLKPIGDAGPVIRAGGIFAYAREAGMIPTLSV; translated from the coding sequence ATGGCCGGCGCCGCCTCTCTCGCCCTCTCTCCAAACCCTAgcttcaccaccaccacctcctcccacaaatcctctctctctacccccaactttctcaaattcccTACCCTATCCCCCACCCCCATCAAACCCCTAACCCATGCCCcacaaacccaaacccaaaccccaATCTCACGCGCCACCTTCTCCACACGCGCAGCCGCCTCCACGACTCCATCCACCACATTCCACGGTCTCTGCTACGTCGTGGGCGACAACATCGACACCGACCAGATCATCCCCGCCGAGTACCTAACCCTGGTCCCCTCCAACCCCTCCGAGTACGAGAAGCTCGGGTCCTACGCGCTCTGCGGCCTCCCCGCCTCATACTCCACGCGCTTCGTGGACCCGGGAGAGACCAAGTCCAAGTACTCTATCGTAATCGGGGGCGCCAACTTCGGGTGCGGGTCGTCGCGGGAGCACGCGCCGGTGGCGCTGGGAGCGGCGGGAGTGGCGGCGGTGGTGGCGGAGTCGTACGCTCGGATATTTTTCAGGAACTCGGTGGCGACGGGGGAGGTGTACCCGCTGGAATCGGAGGGTAGGGTTTGCGAGGAGTGCAAGACGGGGGATGTGGTGAGCATTGAGTTGAGCGAGAGCCGTCTGATCAATCACACGACGGGGAAGGAGTACACGTTGAAGCCGATTGGGGACGCGGGCCCTGTTATTAGAGCTGGCGGGATCTTTGCTTATGCTAGGGAGGCTGGGATGATTCCTACTTTGAGTGTTTGA
- the LOC137721742 gene encoding cyclin-dependent kinase F-4-like, with amino-acid sequence MDKFWITKQLGGGSFGTVFEAQHQPTGEVVAVKYLRETFSSFEQCLSLPEVQSLSKLRHPNIVQLKDVIFENDSAFLVFEYMQSSLLDLMMKRRTKFTEEEVRSICFQMFQGLAYMHRNGYFHRDLKPANVLVKDGARVVKIADLGSAKEIDSPPPYTDYVTTRPYRAPEVLLQSGLYGPKVDMWAMGAIIAELFSFRPLFPGESADDQMFKICSVIGSPTWESWPEGQLLAQNLNYQFPKIGGVGLSAMIPSASRSAIQLISSLCSWDPSARPTAAEALRHPFFVGNYKIPRTIPLRQSNILPASNSLIFA; translated from the coding sequence ATGGACAAGTTTTGGATTACTAAGCAACTAGGCGGTGGTTCTTTCGGAACGGTATTTGAGGCGCAGCACCAACCGACGGGTGAAGTCGTTGCAGTCAAGTATCTGAGGGAGACATTCAGTTCCTTTGAGCAGTGCCTAAGCCTACCGGAAGTTCAGTCCCTTTCCAAGCTTAGGCACCCCAACATTGTCCAGTTGAAAGATGTCATCTTCGAAAACGATTCTGCATTCCTTGTCTTTGAGTATATGCAGAGCAGTCTGCTTGATCTTATGATGAAAAGGCGAACCAAATTCACCGAGGAAGAAGTTAGAAGCATCTGCTTTCAGATGTTTCAGGGCCTGGCTTATATGCACAGAAACGGCTATTTCCACCGTGATTTGAAGCCCGCTAATGTGTTGGTTAAGGATGGTGCTCGTGTAGTCAAGATTGCAGATTTGGGTTCGGCTAAGGAGATTGATTCACCTCCTCCCTATACAGACTATGTCACTACTCGTCCGTATCGTGCTCCTGAGGTGTTGCTTCAGTCAGGCTTGTATGGTCCTAAGGTCGATATGTGGGCAATGGGCGCCATCATAGCGGAGCTGTTTTCATTCCGGCCTCTATTTCCTGGCGAAAGTGCTGATGATCAGATGTTCAAGATTTGCAGTGTTATAGGCAGTCCCACCTGGGAGTCATGGCCAGAGGGACAGCTTCTTGCCCAAAACTTGAACTATCAGTTTCCAAAAATTGGCGGGGTTGGTCTATCTGCGATGATTCCTTCTGCAAGCAGATCTGCCATCCAGCTGATTTCTTCCCTTTGTTCTTGGGACCCTTCCGCGAGGCCTACTGCTGCTGAGGCACTACGGCATCCTTTCTTCGTTGGCAACTACAAGATTCCAAGAACCATCCCTTTGAGACAGAGCAACATTCTGCCTGCATCGAATTCTCTTATTTTCGCGTAG